CTCCTTCCAGACGAAGCGGAATTCCTTCACCCGCTGGAGCAGATTTTCGGCTATGCGCTTAGCCACGTCGACGTCGCAATGCTGGAACAAAATGCCAAACTCGTCCCCACCCAGCCGGGCGACGGTATCCGTTTCGCGGATACGGCTGCGCAGAATCGAGGCAAACTGGCGCAGCAGCTCATCGCCGGCAATATGACCGCAGGTGTCGTTCACGATCTTGAACTGGTCGAGATCCATGTAACACAGGGTATGCTCGTTCACCCCCGGGTCAGCCGAATTCACGGCCTTGGTCAGAATGCGTTCGAATTCACGCCGGTTGGCGAGGCCGGTGAGATCGTCGTGGCTCGCCTGATGCGCCAGTTGCTTGGCCATCCGCTGTGCACGGCTGACGTCGTGAATCACCAGCACGGTACCGATGAGCGGCCCGCCTTCATCGCTTCGAATCGGCGCCGCCGTATTGACGACGTCCACCTCCGACCCGTCTGGCCGTACCAGCACCACGTGCTCCACGCTGCCGGTAACATGACCGTCGCGCAGGCAGGCTTCCACGGGATTCTCCACGGGGCGCCGATGCTCTTCATCGATCAGCTGCATCACTTGCCTGACCGGCTTGCCACGTACGCTGTCGATTTTCCAGCCGGTGAGCTTTTCCGCCATGGGATTGAGATACTGGATGTTTCCGGCAGCATCGGTAGTAATCACCGCATCACCGATGGAATGCAGGGTCACCTCGATGAGGGTTTTTTCCGCGCGCAGGCTGGCCTCGGACAGTCGCACTTTGTCGAGCGCTTCCCGCAGCTCCCCTTGCTTCAGGGTGATGAAATCAAGCGCCTTGTTGATGAACCTCGCCAGAAAGCCGAATTCGTCGGTCCGGTCTTCCGGGAACCGCAGGGCGGTCTCGTCATGCGTGATGGACTTGGCGGTCTGCACCATGCGCTGGAACGGTTGCGTGAGGATTCTCCGCAATACCCAGTGCAGCGACAAGCCGAAGGACAGCAGCACGATACCCATGTAGATCAGTACCTGCTTGCGCTCCTGGGCGACGGCCTCATGCAACGGGGTGAAACTGAAATACGACATGCCGGCCCGGTGCGCGGATTTGTCGCCCGAAGGATGGAAATCGAAGCTGCGGGCAAACAGAACCTGGTCCGGCCGGCGCTGTCCGTGCAGATATGATTTTCCGTTCAGGCTGATTTCGATGGCTTCTACCCGATATTGCAGTATCAGACCCTGCAATTCCTGTTCGATGCGTTCGCCAGAGAGCACTATTTGATTGTGCAGAAAACTTTCCAGGTCGTACGCCAGTCCGTTGGCACGGCCGGCGTAGTCCGTGGTGATTCTCGCTTCGCTGTTGTGCAGCAGGGAAAATGAAATCCCCATGCCGGCCACGATCATGAACCAGAAAACAATGACCGATATCTTGGTCGACAGGCTGGACTGGACGTCATTATCCGGGCGCGCCGACAGATGGGGGTCGCTGATCATCTGAAGCCGACCCAACGGAAGCCCATCACCATGGGACAGATGCCGCTCAGGCCCGCGCCGAACAGGGCAAAACCGATGAACCAGGGAAAGAACCAGAGCTCCGTGCTGAAAACGACATAACTAACAATCAGAAACGCCGCCACCACCAGGCGCAGGGCGCGTTCGGCCTCGAAGTTGATCCGCGCCTTGTCCCCCGGAGACAGGGCACAGGCTGAACCGGCGGCGGAATCGCCCTGCAGGCGCGAAACCAGAGTCGGGATGCGCCAGTTGGTGATGCCTTCGAAAGTCAGCACCACGATGTAGCCATAGATCACCAGCCGCCAGTCAAAATACAGCGCTGCCAGCAATACGGCGCCTAATATGATGCGAAATGTGCGTTCGGTCATGGTTCCTCCGTTGCCTGAAGCAACCCGGGATATTGCAGGACTTGCCGACCATCTTTAAGCCCGTGATGGGGCGGGAAGCTGGCCAGAAAACGCCTGCGCCTGTACTAAAGATAGAGCAATATCCATGCCCGTATCGGCAAAAACTGACCAAATTTAGAGGGAATTTGAAACAAAATCGGGGCCAAAGGCCCCGAAAAACACAGGAAAACCGCCAGCGAGCTAACGCGGGCGGCTCAGCTTGAAGCGTTCGCCCCGTAAGCTCAGCACCACACCATCCGGAACGATGTCTTCCACACGAATACCGCCATCGATCTGGCTGCCCTTGTGATATTCCCGGTTATTGATGAACAGGATCCGCTGGGACTCGTCGTGCGAATAGACATGGATGGTCACCGCCAGCGCCGGCAAGGCGCGCTGGAAATCCTGCGGCATTTGCTGCAGCAGCGGCGTGTCGTCCATGACGAGCGTGACGGGCGGAGCGGCGGCAGTCTTCATCGTCTCGGAACGGCGATTCACCGCAGGTTTTTTCGCGGTACGCGCCACGGTGACTTTTTTCGGTGGCGGCGCAGGGGCAGGAAGTTTGGCCTGTTCGGCCAGATCGGCCACGGGGGTGGTTTTACCGGCGCTTGATTCCGGAGCCGGTACGGGAGTCACCGGCACACTTGCCGGCGCCGCCGCAACCGGCTCGCTGGTCACGGGTGCGGGTGCCGCCGGCGGGTCAGGCAGATTGGCGACCGTGTTACGCCAGAACAGCAGGACAGCCGCCACGATCCCCAGCAATAAAACCGCACCCAGGGCAAGCCACCAGCCGTTGACCGGCAGCGCCAGGGAAATATTGTGCACGGCGCCGGTGCGCGGCGCCGATCCGGGTTGCCGCGCCTGCTGCGACTTTCGCAAGGCGTCCAGGATATACGACATGCTCAGCGCGCCTCCGTGGCCACGGTATCTGCAACCAAGGTGGGCGATGGCCCGGGAAAATAACCCTGCAATTTTGCGAGCGTGCTGGAACCGGCCACGCCATCGGCCGCGAGCCGGTGGCGGTTCTGGAATTGCATGAGTTGAGCCTGGAGTTCCTTGTCGAACAGATCGCTCGCGCCCGTCACCAGCGGCTCGCCGCGGTAGCGCGCCAGCGCATCGCGCAACCACAGGATGGTTTCGCCGCGATCGCCCAGGCGCAATATTTCCTGCCCCGGGGCCGGTGGTTTCCAGAGCAGCAGATATTTCCCGAACCAGAGGCGGCCCGCCTCCTGCACGTCAAATTCCTGGGGCGAACCGCCCATGGCCAGAGATACCGAGTCCGCCGTCAGGGCCGTCACCAGCACGTGGTGTTTATGGCCGGAAGTATCCTGCAATTCGATAACGGCGGGCCGGTTGTGCTCGCGCAGGTTGTTCCAGGTTCCGGTTTGATAAACGCAGTGCAGACCGGCGTTCAGCGCGCGCTCACAAGCAGTGGCGCCGGCCAGGGCGGAGTAATCCAGCCCCCAGCGCCCGAACAGCTCCTTCATGGCCGATTCGGTGTCGGTCTTGGCCTCTGCACTTCCGAGGGATGCCTCAAGCTTTGACACAGGCTCGACAAGCTTGGTCGCGGCATTGGCATCGGTGGCCGTCGCGACGGGGATCGCCCCGGCCGCGCTCACTGCCTTGGGACTGGCGGAAGCCGCCTCGGCGGAGACCGCCTCGGTGCTGTTCTTCCCGGACACAATCATTCGGGTCCAGTCCGGCCACCACTGCCAGGCGGCCACTACCAGAACAATAACCAGGGCTGACGCGATCGCCGGCGCGCGGGAAGCGAATCGCCGCTTCGGCATGGCGCCTTGCCCTATCTCCCTGGCCGCACGCTTGACGATGGACATATCCACCACCTGCCTGCCATGCGTGTAAGCCCCGAGCAGGGCGCGATCGCAGATCACGTTGATCAATCGCGGAATGCCGCCGGAGGCGGCATAGACCTGCTCCATGGCTTTTCTGTCGAACAATATCGCCTTGGCGCCGGCAACCCGGCAACGATGGAGAATATATTCGAAGTTTTCCTTGCGCGTGAGCGCCACCAGATGAAAGCGCGCCGTGATGCGCTGCGCCAGCTGGCGTAGGTCCTGCTGCGCCAGCATCTGGGCCAGTTCGGGTTGGCCGATGAGTATGATTTGCAGCAGTTTCTGCTTGGTGGTCTCGAGGTTGGTGAGCAGCCGCACCTGTTCCAGCACTTCGCGGCTGAGGTTCTGCGCCTCGTCGATGATGAGCACGGTGCGCCGGCCACGCGCGTGGGTTTGCAACAGGTGGGCGTTGAGCGCGTCGATCAGCTGCTTGAGGCTGGCCTGCTCGCCGGGATGCGGCACGCGCAGTTCATCGCAGATGGCGGCAATGAACTCGGCGACAGTCAGCACCGGATACAGGATCAGCGCGACGTCCACCCCTTCGGGCAAGCGCTCGACCAGGGTGCGGACCAGCAGTGTCTTGCCGGTCCCGACTTCGCCGGTCAGCTGCACAAAGCCTCCGGCCTCCGCCAGGCCATACTGCAGGTGCGCCAGCGCCTCCTGATGCCCCCGGCTCAGATAGAGATAATGCGGATCAGGCGGGATGGAAAACGGGTTTTCGTGCAGGCCAAAATACTGGAGGTACATTAGCCCGTCCTCGCTGAATGCCGGTGACGGTTCGTGGATGTCCGCATTTCGCGCCGGGCCATATTCCGACTGGAGTATCTCTGGTCCATCAATGCTTTCCTGACTTGCTGGTCGCCCGGGCCTTCGGCGCCGGACCTTATGGCCTCATACGATACCATTATTTGTCCGCGCCATGTGTGCCTGCGCCTGTATTCCTGATTTTCGGGATCCGGTCATGCCGGGAGAAGGAAAATTCGCCGCCGGCTTCAGCGTCATCCGCATAGTTGCCGGCACCTGTCTCCATGGCCTCGCGCACGGGAGAACGCGGCCAGCGCGCAGCGCGGGATTGGCGTCAGCCGTCCATACAGACTGACAGATCCAGCACGGGTGGCCGGTTTGAAAAAACAGGCTGGCGGTTCGAACTCTGTAAGAAGAAATTAAAAATTACACGGGGGATGAGGCAGAGGCACTATTGGCGGCGTCCGGGTTTCACGCTGTCGTCGCCGGAAGTTTTGGCGGCCTGAACGATCTTGCGCAGATCGGCCAGCTGCACCTGCAAGGCCTTGATCGCTTCCGCGACTTCCACGGATTCGCGACTGGTCTCGCCTTTGCTGATGTCACCGGTTTCCATCTTTGTTGCGCGTTGCGTTTGACTCATGTGAACCTCCTTGTGCGATTCCGACTTGCATGAGAACTCCGCTCGACAACTCCCCTGCGCCCGACAAAGAACAACATGTGTCGTAAATCAATTTAGGCGGAAAGCCGGAAGAATTACAAGTATAGATTGCGACATACCTGTCGGCGGCGGCGCTGCCCGCCCCGGCTGACGGCCGCCATTGGCAGGCCGATGAGCGCAAAAAGCGCATCGAGCCTGCCTTATGCCAGTGCGCTGGTATACGCCTTATGCGGGGATGCGACAGGTGTGTGTTTTTTGCAAATACCCTCTTGAACCATCAGCAAACCCAATTCCAGCAGGCTCGCACGGAAACGACGTTACTCCTTCAGAACGCATTTGCGGTAGAGATCCTTGAGCGTGCCGTCCGGATCGTATTTTTTCTTGAGTCGTTCGTAGGCGGGCCGGTTATATATTTCCCAGAACTGTTCGGGCGAAAAACAGGAATCCGAATACAGCGATTTCATTCCCTGCATGGCCATCACCTTCTGCTCAATCTGCCGGTTGTAATGCCCCGGCGGAAGTTTTTTTCTTCCGCGTATCACGTCCCAAAATCCGAAATTGACGTAGAGCTTTTGCGGATCCATCCGGTAAAGATCGAACCGGGCCTGCCTGTCCCAGGCCCGGGTAGGACATACCCATACCGGCATGAAACGGATGACATCATGATAGAATGCCAGAAATTCCGGCGCA
The DNA window shown above is from Sulfuricaulis limicola and carries:
- a CDS encoding EAL domain-containing protein; the protein is MISDPHLSARPDNDVQSSLSTKISVIVFWFMIVAGMGISFSLLHNSEARITTDYAGRANGLAYDLESFLHNQIVLSGERIEQELQGLILQYRVEAIEISLNGKSYLHGQRRPDQVLFARSFDFHPSGDKSAHRAGMSYFSFTPLHEAVAQERKQVLIYMGIVLLSFGLSLHWVLRRILTQPFQRMVQTAKSITHDETALRFPEDRTDEFGFLARFINKALDFITLKQGELREALDKVRLSEASLRAEKTLIEVTLHSIGDAVITTDAAGNIQYLNPMAEKLTGWKIDSVRGKPVRQVMQLIDEEHRRPVENPVEACLRDGHVTGSVEHVVLVRPDGSEVDVVNTAAPIRSDEGGPLIGTVLVIHDVSRAQRMAKQLAHQASHDDLTGLANRREFERILTKAVNSADPGVNEHTLCYMDLDQFKIVNDTCGHIAGDELLRQFASILRSRIRETDTVARLGGDEFGILFQHCDVDVAKRIAENLLQRVKEFRFVWKEYAFDVGVSIGLVSISSSQQSVTDIMSAADVACYAAKEAGRHRVHVFRLDDDELKQRHGEMRWVSRLNKALEEDRFRLYCQRIAPVADVNQGNPHYELLIRLLDEEGKLVPPLAFIPAAERYNLMTSIDRWVVRKAFEAFSANAGSVSGWRFSINLSGQSLCDETFMKFVIDAFGQTGVSPEQICFEITETTAVANLTQATRFIAVLKGMGCRFSLDDFGTGLSSFGYLQTLKVDYLKIDGSFVRDMTSNPVNRAVVEAANQIGHAMGMQTIAEFVENGEILRVLGEIGVNYAQGYGVAKPAPMEEIFAAANQAVQRRSTGT
- a CDS encoding YgaP family membrane protein, producing MTERTFRIILGAVLLAALYFDWRLVIYGYIVVLTFEGITNWRIPTLVSRLQGDSAAGSACALSPGDKARINFEAERALRLVVAAFLIVSYVVFSTELWFFPWFIGFALFGAGLSGICPMVMGFRWVGFR
- a CDS encoding general secretion pathway protein GspB yields the protein MSYILDALRKSQQARQPGSAPRTGAVHNISLALPVNGWWLALGAVLLLGIVAAVLLFWRNTVANLPDPPAAPAPVTSEPVAAAPASVPVTPVPAPESSAGKTTPVADLAEQAKLPAPAPPPKKVTVARTAKKPAVNRRSETMKTAAAPPVTLVMDDTPLLQQMPQDFQRALPALAVTIHVYSHDESQRILFINNREYHKGSQIDGGIRVEDIVPDGVVLSLRGERFKLSRPR
- a CDS encoding ExeA family protein, which codes for MYLQYFGLHENPFSIPPDPHYLYLSRGHQEALAHLQYGLAEAGGFVQLTGEVGTGKTLLVRTLVERLPEGVDVALILYPVLTVAEFIAAICDELRVPHPGEQASLKQLIDALNAHLLQTHARGRRTVLIIDEAQNLSREVLEQVRLLTNLETTKQKLLQIILIGQPELAQMLAQQDLRQLAQRITARFHLVALTRKENFEYILHRCRVAGAKAILFDRKAMEQVYAASGGIPRLINVICDRALLGAYTHGRQVVDMSIVKRAAREIGQGAMPKRRFASRAPAIASALVIVLVVAAWQWWPDWTRMIVSGKNSTEAVSAEAASASPKAVSAAGAIPVATATDANAATKLVEPVSKLEASLGSAEAKTDTESAMKELFGRWGLDYSALAGATACERALNAGLHCVYQTGTWNNLREHNRPAVIELQDTSGHKHHVLVTALTADSVSLAMGGSPQEFDVQEAGRLWFGKYLLLWKPPAPGQEILRLGDRGETILWLRDALARYRGEPLVTGASDLFDKELQAQLMQFQNRHRLAADGVAGSSTLAKLQGYFPGPSPTLVADTVATEAR